The following coding sequences lie in one Paraburkholderia largidicola genomic window:
- a CDS encoding NAD(P)/FAD-dependent oxidoreductase, whose translation MIRNSSANPDVLVLGGGLVGSAVAWGLAREGAHVTVLDQDDGAFRASRGNFGLVWIQGKGYGLSPYARWSRSSATRWPALAAALLDETGIDVALRQPGGFQFCFSDDDLAEREKRLGTLQRELGDYPYQLLDAHEVRERLPQIGPEVIGASYTPMDGHVNPLKLLRALHTGMQRRGVKLVNNEEALRITPDSGGFAVQGKRGTYRAARVVLAAGLGNRALAPHVGLHAPVAPNRGQVLISERVAPFLHYPTLNVRQTDEGTVQFGDSMEEVGLNDFTTTHVLSDIARRGVRAFPLLKNVRLVRTWAALRVYSPDGFPIYDQSALHPGAFVVTCHSGVTLAAAHALRIARWITGGAMPDELPSFSGARFTESPALIPTH comes from the coding sequence ATGATCCGCAACTCATCCGCCAATCCCGACGTGCTCGTGCTGGGCGGCGGGCTGGTCGGTTCCGCCGTCGCCTGGGGCCTGGCGCGCGAGGGCGCGCACGTGACCGTGCTCGACCAGGACGACGGCGCGTTTCGCGCGTCGCGCGGCAATTTCGGGCTGGTCTGGATTCAGGGCAAGGGCTACGGCCTGTCGCCTTACGCGCGCTGGTCGCGCAGTTCAGCGACGCGCTGGCCCGCGCTTGCTGCGGCGCTGCTCGACGAAACGGGTATCGACGTCGCACTGCGCCAGCCCGGCGGCTTCCAGTTCTGCTTCTCCGACGACGATCTCGCCGAGCGCGAGAAGCGGCTCGGCACGCTGCAACGCGAACTGGGCGATTACCCGTATCAATTACTCGATGCGCACGAGGTGCGCGAGCGTCTGCCGCAGATCGGGCCGGAGGTGATCGGCGCGAGCTACACGCCGATGGATGGCCACGTCAATCCGCTCAAGCTGCTGCGCGCGCTGCACACGGGCATGCAGCGGCGCGGCGTGAAGCTGGTCAACAACGAAGAGGCGCTGCGCATCACGCCCGACAGCGGCGGCTTCGCCGTGCAGGGCAAGCGCGGTACGTATCGCGCGGCGCGCGTGGTGCTCGCGGCAGGCCTCGGCAATCGCGCGCTCGCGCCGCATGTCGGGCTGCATGCGCCCGTCGCGCCGAACCGCGGGCAGGTGCTGATCAGCGAGCGTGTCGCGCCGTTCCTGCACTACCCGACGCTGAACGTCCGGCAAACGGACGAAGGCACCGTGCAATTCGGCGATTCGATGGAAGAAGTAGGCCTGAACGATTTCACCACCACGCACGTGCTGTCCGATATCGCGCGGCGCGGCGTGCGCGCGTTCCCGCTGCTGAAGAACGTGCGACTGGTGCGCACGTGGGCCGCGCTGCGGGTCTACAGCCCGGACGGCTTTCCGATCTACGACCAGTCCGCGCTGCATCCCGGCGCCTTCGTCGTCACCTGCCACAGCGGCGTGACGCTGGCCGCCGCGCACGCGCTGCGCATCGCGCGGTGGATCACCGGCGGCGCGATGCCCGACGAGCTTCCCTCGTTCTCGGGCGCGCGCTTTACCGAATCCCCGGCTCTCATTCCCACTCACTGA
- a CDS encoding ABC transporter permease, with protein MKQNGFWGLLFNALFLTFILAPLVVVMLVAFTDKGFISMPFDGASLRWFRAILENGDIVSAFWLSVRLAFAAATIGVALAVPAALAIARYRFTGRTALMSFFLSPMMIPAVVLGIAFLRFLSLLQLSGSFWALVATHVIVVLPYALRLALSSAVGLDRDAERAALSCGASRFTAFRRVVLPMIRTGVAGGWVLSFIQSFDELTMTIFVATPGTTTLPVAMYNQIAQTIDPLVASVSAVLIVGTVLLMVLLDRMVGLDRILIGEAR; from the coding sequence ATGAAACAGAACGGATTCTGGGGCCTGCTGTTCAACGCGCTGTTCCTCACTTTCATCCTCGCGCCGCTCGTCGTCGTGATGCTCGTCGCGTTCACCGACAAGGGCTTCATCTCGATGCCGTTCGACGGCGCGTCGCTGCGCTGGTTTCGCGCGATCCTGGAGAACGGCGACATCGTGTCGGCGTTCTGGCTCTCCGTGCGGCTCGCGTTCGCGGCGGCGACGATCGGCGTCGCGCTCGCGGTGCCCGCTGCGCTCGCCATCGCGCGTTACCGCTTCACGGGCCGTACCGCGCTGATGAGCTTCTTCCTCTCGCCGATGATGATTCCCGCCGTCGTGCTCGGCATCGCGTTCCTGCGCTTCCTGTCGCTGCTGCAGCTGAGCGGCTCGTTCTGGGCACTGGTCGCAACGCACGTGATCGTCGTGCTGCCGTATGCGCTGCGGCTCGCGCTGTCTTCCGCCGTCGGGCTCGACCGGGATGCCGAGCGTGCCGCGCTGTCGTGCGGGGCGAGCCGCTTCACGGCGTTCCGCCGCGTCGTGCTGCCGATGATCCGCACAGGCGTCGCGGGCGGCTGGGTGCTGTCGTTCATCCAGAGCTTCGACGAACTGACCATGACCATTTTCGTCGCGACGCCCGGCACGACCACCTTGCCCGTCGCCATGTACAACCAGATCGCGCAGACCATCGATCCCCTCGTCGCTTCCGTGTCGGCGGTGTTGATCGTCGGCACGGTTCTGCTGATGGTGCTGCTCGACCGCATGGTCGGACTGGACCGCATTCTGATCGGAGAAGCTCGATGA
- a CDS encoding RidA family protein gives MSDIVRIETNQRMSRVVKAAGLVFIGGQTSNDHAPDVKAQTASVLAKIDGFLEKAGIDKTRLVSAQVWLANIERDFAGMNSVWDAWVAPGCAPTRATVEAKLAAPELLVEIAVVALA, from the coding sequence ATGTCCGATATCGTGAGAATCGAAACGAATCAGCGCATGAGCCGTGTCGTCAAGGCGGCGGGGCTTGTGTTCATCGGCGGCCAGACGTCGAACGATCACGCGCCCGATGTGAAGGCCCAGACGGCGAGCGTGCTGGCGAAGATCGACGGCTTTCTGGAGAAGGCGGGCATCGACAAGACGCGTCTCGTGTCCGCTCAGGTGTGGCTTGCGAACATCGAGCGCGATTTCGCGGGGATGAACAGCGTGTGGGACGCATGGGTCGCGCCCGGCTGCGCGCCGACCCGCGCGACCGTCGAGGCGAAGCTGGCCGCGCCGGAGCTGCTGGTCGAAATCGCCGTCGTCGCGCTGGCGTAG
- a CDS encoding NAD(P)/FAD-dependent oxidoreductase, with amino-acid sequence MNDAALSPSADTREADVLVIGGGLHGSSSAFHLAARGAQVIVLEADYVARHSSGVNAGGVRTLGRPVPEIPLALMSREIWHTLRDTLGDDGGFVPSSQLKIAETEAELDECRERVALLEAHGFTHEKLIDRATLLELEPALAPHVTGGIWVERDGYALPFRTTTAFRLAAQRHGARFFEGTPVTRIEQRGTRWLAHTPRGTFSAEKLVITAGAWAGQLAEQVGERVPVHPEGLMLMVTHRVAPFCRATLGATGRPLSFKQFDNGTVVIGGKLIGIADLDGRHGEVDFARLVRSANTVVDLFPHLRHLGVNRAWAGVEAFTDDALPVISTSRRASNLVYSFGYCGSGFQLGPACGRLVSELVLDGKTSLPLDAFAIDRFAQQAVSERTASAVAH; translated from the coding sequence GTGAATGACGCCGCCCTGTCCCCTTCCGCCGACACGCGTGAAGCCGATGTGCTCGTGATCGGCGGCGGCCTGCACGGATCGAGCAGCGCCTTCCATCTGGCTGCGCGCGGCGCGCAGGTGATCGTGCTCGAAGCCGATTACGTCGCGCGGCACTCGTCGGGCGTGAACGCGGGCGGCGTGCGCACGCTCGGTCGGCCCGTGCCTGAAATTCCACTGGCGCTGATGTCGCGCGAAATCTGGCACACGTTGCGGGACACGCTTGGCGACGACGGCGGCTTCGTGCCTTCAAGCCAGTTGAAGATCGCCGAGACGGAAGCCGAACTCGACGAATGCCGCGAGCGCGTCGCGCTGCTCGAAGCCCATGGCTTTACGCACGAAAAGCTGATCGACCGCGCCACCTTGCTCGAACTCGAACCCGCGCTCGCGCCGCATGTGACGGGCGGCATCTGGGTCGAACGCGACGGCTACGCGTTGCCGTTCAGGACCACGACGGCCTTCCGGCTCGCCGCGCAGCGACACGGCGCGCGGTTCTTCGAAGGCACGCCCGTGACCCGCATCGAACAGCGCGGCACGCGCTGGCTCGCGCACACGCCGCGCGGCACGTTCAGCGCGGAAAAGCTCGTCATCACGGCGGGCGCGTGGGCGGGCCAACTGGCCGAGCAGGTCGGCGAGCGCGTGCCCGTTCATCCCGAAGGACTGATGCTGATGGTCACGCATCGCGTCGCGCCCTTCTGCCGCGCGACGCTCGGCGCAACGGGCCGTCCACTGTCGTTCAAGCAGTTCGACAACGGCACGGTCGTGATAGGCGGCAAGCTGATCGGGATTGCCGATCTCGATGGACGGCATGGCGAGGTGGACTTCGCGCGCCTCGTGCGCAGCGCGAATACCGTCGTCGATCTGTTCCCGCATTTGCGGCATCTCGGCGTCAATCGCGCGTGGGCGGGCGTCGAAGCCTTCACCGACGATGCATTGCCCGTCATCTCGACGAGCCGCCGCGCGTCGAATCTCGTCTATTCGTTCGGCTATTGCGGCAGCGGTTTTCAGCTCGGGCCGGCATGCGGACGGCTCGTCTCCGAACTGGTGCTCGACGGCAAGACTTCGTTGCCGCTCGACGCGTTCGCGATCGACCGCTTCGCGCAGCAGGCCGTCTCCGAACGGACGGCGAGCGCCGTCGCGCATTGA
- a CDS encoding sensor domain-containing diguanylate cyclase, whose protein sequence is MSEKTSMFESLLATPTPEKAIVSPSVRAALLSALFDNAWPLFLSGISSIFVAVVACFRLHQTWTALWLIADIAVLAARLGIVRLYVTRSRVAEVHPAPWAARYAPVSLIACLLLGLGTAACFLSPDKELATLAIMVAAGILGGIASRNAALPRLAIAQIFLGTVPIGIGALIAPQSGAWILVPPLIAYNAAMVSVVRRHYNGLVALMTAEHRHAELAARFDAALAYMPHGLCTVDGAGKVVIANRRTAELFGATVEMLKLNVPLPEFIGHVGIAQFGGALRKRLVERFSAWLGDERSPMGLELEDGRQLELTRNPVPDGSAVIIIEDVTERRQTEAKILHLARHDALTGLPNRRELRDRLEQILLDRARMNGDAIAMMYLDLDGFKQVNDRLGHCAGDEVLETVASRLSRVLRPGELVARLGGDEFAIIADHTTLPSVVALAQRVIRDIALPYHLSTGEAVSIGTSVGIALAANDDSVDGLIRRADQALYSAKQAGRGTYRVANA, encoded by the coding sequence ATGTCCGAGAAAACTTCCATGTTCGAATCGCTACTGGCGACGCCCACGCCAGAGAAAGCCATTGTCAGCCCGTCGGTGCGCGCCGCGCTGCTGTCCGCGCTGTTCGACAACGCATGGCCGTTGTTCCTGTCGGGCATCTCCAGCATTTTCGTGGCTGTCGTCGCGTGTTTTCGGCTGCATCAGACATGGACGGCGCTCTGGCTGATCGCCGATATCGCCGTGCTGGCCGCGCGCCTCGGCATCGTGCGCCTCTACGTGACGCGCAGCCGGGTCGCCGAGGTGCATCCCGCCCCGTGGGCAGCCCGTTATGCGCCCGTCAGCCTGATTGCCTGCCTGCTGCTCGGCCTCGGCACGGCGGCGTGCTTTCTCTCGCCGGACAAGGAACTGGCCACGCTCGCGATCATGGTCGCGGCGGGCATTCTCGGCGGCATCGCGTCGCGCAATGCGGCGCTGCCACGGCTCGCTATCGCGCAGATCTTTCTCGGCACCGTGCCGATCGGCATTGGCGCGCTGATCGCGCCGCAAAGCGGCGCATGGATTCTCGTGCCGCCGCTCATCGCCTACAACGCGGCGATGGTGTCGGTGGTGCGACGCCATTACAACGGTCTCGTCGCGCTGATGACGGCCGAACATCGCCACGCCGAACTGGCCGCGCGCTTCGACGCCGCGTTGGCTTACATGCCGCATGGCCTGTGCACCGTCGATGGAGCGGGCAAGGTCGTGATCGCCAACCGCCGCACGGCGGAACTGTTCGGCGCGACGGTCGAAATGCTCAAGCTCAACGTGCCGCTGCCGGAGTTCATCGGTCATGTGGGCATCGCGCAATTCGGCGGAGCGTTGCGCAAGCGGCTCGTCGAGCGGTTCAGCGCGTGGCTCGGCGACGAGCGCAGCCCGATGGGTCTCGAACTCGAGGACGGCCGCCAGCTGGAATTGACCCGCAACCCGGTGCCGGACGGCAGCGCCGTCATCATCATCGAGGACGTGACGGAGCGGCGGCAGACGGAGGCGAAGATTCTGCACCTGGCGCGGCACGATGCGCTGACGGGCCTGCCGAACCGCCGCGAACTGCGTGACCGGCTGGAGCAGATCCTGCTGGATCGCGCGCGGATGAACGGCGATGCGATCGCGATGATGTATCTGGACCTGGACGGCTTCAAGCAGGTCAACGACCGGCTCGGCCATTGCGCGGGCGACGAGGTGCTGGAGACGGTCGCGTCGCGGCTGTCGCGCGTGCTGCGTCCGGGTGAACTGGTCGCGAGGCTGGGCGGCGACGAGTTCGCGATCATCGCCGACCACACCACGCTGCCTTCCGTCGTCGCGCTGGCCCAGCGCGTGATCCGCGACATCGCGCTGCCGTACCATCTGTCGACGGGCGAGGCCGTCAGCATCGGCACCAGCGTCGGCATTGCGCTGGCGGCGAACGACGATTCTGTCGACGGCCTGATCCGGCGCGCAGACCAGGCGCTATACAGCGCGAAGCAGGCGGGCCGCGGCACGTATCGCGTCGCAAACGCGTAG
- a CDS encoding SMP-30/gluconolactonase/LRE family protein: protein MLDTRIRHHALFFGAFIAMIASVCHAQYTTDWLANTYGTLAAHVGNAARSMWVAPEGVVYTASMWDENEGGVAIYQNGQSIGSIGIHSEFQGSAITGNATSIFAAMQAGTQYGSGGVGRYNRATGTRDLVINVSTWNAVTRADAITGLATAGSLLYASDFFGNRVRVFTTDGAWQQDISVAGPGALTLDSAGNVWVARKSAGAIVEYSPAGALLNTIQMAATSRPSALYFDASTGLLMVGDEGPDMNIKLYSTTGAPQLAGTFGVQGGYLDATTGIKGQVGDKRFTRIEGIGKDSAGNLYVLNNPWGGGWDLGRNGGTDIHAYSSAGSLLWKLQALNFEAVAAPDPVTDGALFYSGTNLYSGTAGGTFIANTVDPFSYPDDPRLNVNDTQRDEHFGQLVSVGGNRILVASGQNPAIFYFFHFEPSKGYIAVPDASLPGTAFNTTRAVTGGFSIDSKGDVWAGLDRTNHIYHYPLTGFDGYGKPSWGPGIALPIPMSIRPLTRIIYLAGSDTMILAQGIAGSWDWTAMNTRIEVYHGWSAGNMTRPDPVINLTSANAKSMTAAGNYLFVGYVHTVPNIDAFNLINGHLDATLINSNPGNVDVGNDVDSMYGLRAYLRSTGEYVVTKDNYNGSSIIVYRWTP from the coding sequence ATGCTCGACACACGAATACGACACCACGCCCTCTTCTTCGGCGCGTTCATTGCGATGATCGCCTCCGTCTGTCATGCGCAATACACGACCGACTGGCTCGCGAATACCTATGGCACGCTTGCCGCGCATGTCGGCAATGCCGCGCGTTCGATGTGGGTCGCGCCCGAAGGCGTCGTCTATACGGCTTCGATGTGGGATGAGAACGAAGGCGGCGTGGCGATTTATCAGAATGGGCAAAGCATCGGATCGATCGGCATTCATAGCGAGTTCCAGGGCAGCGCCATTACCGGCAATGCAACGTCGATCTTCGCGGCGATGCAGGCGGGCACGCAATACGGCAGCGGCGGTGTCGGCCGCTATAACCGCGCGACAGGCACACGCGATCTCGTCATCAACGTCAGCACATGGAACGCGGTGACCCGCGCCGATGCGATCACGGGACTCGCGACGGCCGGTTCGCTGCTCTATGCCAGCGATTTCTTCGGCAATCGCGTGCGCGTCTTCACGACGGATGGCGCGTGGCAGCAGGACATCAGTGTCGCCGGGCCCGGCGCGCTCACGCTGGATAGCGCGGGCAACGTCTGGGTGGCGCGCAAGAGCGCGGGCGCAATCGTCGAGTACAGTCCTGCGGGCGCGTTGCTGAACACGATCCAGATGGCCGCGACTTCGCGTCCTTCCGCGTTGTATTTCGATGCATCGACGGGTCTGCTGATGGTCGGCGACGAAGGCCCCGATATGAACATCAAGCTCTACAGCACGACAGGCGCACCGCAACTGGCCGGCACGTTCGGCGTTCAGGGCGGCTATCTCGACGCCACGACGGGCATCAAAGGCCAGGTCGGCGATAAGCGCTTCACGCGTATCGAGGGCATCGGCAAGGACTCGGCCGGCAATCTGTATGTGCTCAACAATCCTTGGGGCGGCGGCTGGGACCTCGGCCGCAACGGCGGCACGGACATTCACGCATACAGCAGCGCAGGCAGCCTGCTCTGGAAGCTGCAGGCGCTCAACTTCGAAGCCGTCGCGGCGCCCGATCCCGTGACGGATGGCGCGCTGTTCTATAGCGGCACCAACCTCTATTCGGGCACGGCGGGCGGCACCTTCATCGCCAACACTGTCGATCCCTTCTCTTATCCGGATGACCCGCGCCTGAACGTCAACGATACACAACGCGACGAGCACTTCGGCCAGCTCGTCAGCGTCGGCGGCAACCGGATACTCGTTGCGTCAGGACAGAACCCGGCCATTTTCTACTTCTTCCATTTCGAACCGTCGAAGGGGTATATCGCCGTGCCGGATGCATCGCTGCCCGGCACGGCGTTCAATACGACGCGCGCGGTGACGGGCGGTTTCAGCATCGACAGCAAAGGCGACGTGTGGGCCGGGCTCGATCGCACGAATCATATCTATCACTACCCGCTGACGGGCTTCGATGGATATGGCAAGCCGAGTTGGGGACCCGGCATCGCCTTGCCGATTCCGATGAGCATCCGTCCGTTGACGCGCATCATCTATCTCGCCGGGAGCGACACGATGATACTTGCGCAAGGCATCGCAGGCAGCTGGGACTGGACCGCGATGAATACGCGGATCGAGGTGTATCACGGCTGGAGCGCAGGCAACATGACGCGGCCCGACCCGGTGATCAATCTCACCAGTGCGAACGCGAAATCGATGACGGCGGCGGGCAACTATCTGTTCGTCGGCTACGTGCACACGGTGCCGAACATCGATGCGTTCAATCTCATTAACGGCCATCTCGACGCAACGTTGATCAACTCGAATCCAGGCAACGTGGATGTCGGCAACGATGTCGACTCGATGTATGGCCTGCGCGCCTACCTCAGATCGACGGGCGAGTATGTGGTCACGAAAGACAACTACAACGGATCGAGCATCATCGTGTATCGCTGGACGCCGTGA
- a CDS encoding NAD(P)/FAD-dependent oxidoreductase: protein MAAEHAAEFVSEAVDVVVVGAGPAGMSAATRAARAGLSVVLLDEQDAVGGQIYRAIGRADARRKEILGPDYAAGATIADAFSRSGARHVAHASVWQVTRERSVHYLKDGKVGSFDAQRVILATGALERPFPIPGWTLPGVLTAGAAQILLKSAGEVPAEPPVLAGCGPLLYLLGWQYVRAGVPIRALVDTTRHEDRWRAKKHLLSALRAWPFLGKGLQLIRTLRDAGVPIFEGADDLRVEAKQDADGVERAAALSFTTQGRAHKVEASVILLHQGVVPNTQFTLSLRAQHHWDTAQLCFAPTTDAWGELDVPGIFIAGDGGGIGGALAAAEQGALSALQAVCQLGAIDASTRDFEAAPHRRVLANVMRIRPFLDSLYRPRDANRIPRDDVIVCRCEEVTAGDIRGFVELGCVGPNQAKSFGRCGMGPCQGRMCGLTVTEIIADARKVPPGEVGYYRIRPPIKPLTLGELAGE from the coding sequence ATGGCCGCTGAACACGCAGCAGAGTTCGTATCCGAAGCCGTCGATGTCGTCGTGGTCGGCGCCGGTCCCGCCGGCATGAGCGCGGCGACACGCGCGGCGCGCGCCGGTCTTTCCGTCGTGCTGCTGGACGAGCAGGATGCCGTCGGCGGGCAGATCTATCGCGCGATTGGCCGTGCCGACGCGCGCCGCAAGGAGATACTCGGCCCCGACTACGCAGCGGGCGCGACGATCGCCGACGCGTTCTCGCGCTCCGGCGCGCGGCATGTTGCGCACGCGTCGGTGTGGCAGGTCACGCGCGAGCGGTCCGTGCATTACCTGAAGGACGGCAAGGTCGGCAGCTTCGACGCGCAGCGCGTGATTCTCGCAACGGGCGCGCTCGAACGGCCGTTCCCGATTCCGGGCTGGACGCTGCCCGGCGTGCTGACGGCGGGCGCCGCGCAGATCCTGCTGAAAAGCGCTGGCGAAGTGCCCGCCGAGCCGCCCGTTCTCGCGGGCTGCGGGCCGCTGCTCTATCTGCTCGGCTGGCAATACGTGAGAGCGGGCGTGCCGATCCGCGCGCTCGTCGATACGACGCGTCACGAAGACCGCTGGCGCGCGAAGAAGCATCTGCTGTCGGCACTGCGCGCGTGGCCGTTTCTCGGCAAAGGTCTGCAACTGATCCGCACGCTGCGCGACGCGGGCGTGCCGATCTTCGAGGGCGCCGACGATCTGCGCGTCGAAGCGAAGCAGGATGCCGACGGCGTCGAACGCGCCGCCGCACTGAGCTTCACGACGCAGGGCCGCGCGCACAAGGTCGAAGCAAGCGTGATCCTGCTGCATCAGGGCGTCGTGCCGAACACGCAATTCACGCTCTCGCTACGCGCGCAACACCACTGGGACACGGCGCAACTCTGTTTCGCACCGACCACGGATGCATGGGGCGAACTCGACGTGCCGGGCATCTTCATCGCGGGCGACGGTGGCGGCATCGGTGGCGCGCTTGCTGCCGCCGAACAAGGTGCATTGAGCGCGCTCCAGGCCGTCTGCCAGCTCGGCGCAATCGACGCCTCCACGCGCGACTTCGAAGCCGCGCCGCATCGCCGCGTGCTGGCGAACGTGATGCGCATCCGCCCGTTTCTGGACAGCCTGTACCGCCCGCGCGACGCGAACCGCATTCCACGCGACGACGTGATCGTCTGCCGTTGCGAGGAAGTGACGGCAGGCGACATTCGCGGCTTCGTCGAACTGGGCTGCGTCGGCCCGAACCAGGCGAAGTCGTTTGGACGCTGCGGGATGGGGCCGTGCCAGGGACGCATGTGCGGGCTGACCGTCACCGAGATCATCGCGGACGCGCGCAAGGTGCCGCCAGGCGAAGTGGGCTACTACCGCATCCGTCCGCCCATCAAGCCGCTCACACTGGGAGAACTCGCCGGTGAATGA
- a CDS encoding ABC transporter permease — protein MATLDDTRAGAAPWLLSAPALLLFGALLLVPLVLTLLLSFRVFSDVAGVQAAYTLKNYAEVVSDPYYAEIFLRTAGLALAVTLLSVLLGVPETIVLARMKRPWQSLCLLIVLGPLLISVVVRTLGWQILLGNNGVLNSALQALHITSEPIRLVFTMTGMIIALTHVLVPFMVMSVWATLQKLDPQVEWAGLSLGGSPLRVFRRVVLPQIMPGVLSGSIIVFALSASAFATPALIGGRRLKVVATAAYDEFLGTLNWPLGASIAVLLLIANVAIVMGCSRLAERRFKHIFE, from the coding sequence ATGGCAACGCTTGACGATACGCGCGCGGGCGCCGCGCCGTGGCTGCTGTCCGCGCCCGCGCTGCTGCTGTTCGGCGCGCTGCTGCTGGTGCCGCTGGTGCTGACGCTGCTGCTGTCGTTTCGCGTCTTCAGCGACGTGGCGGGCGTGCAGGCCGCGTACACGCTCAAGAACTACGCCGAGGTCGTGAGCGATCCGTACTACGCGGAGATCTTCCTGCGCACGGCGGGACTCGCGCTCGCGGTGACGCTGCTGAGCGTGCTGCTCGGCGTACCGGAAACGATCGTCCTCGCGCGCATGAAACGGCCGTGGCAGTCGCTGTGTCTGCTGATCGTGCTCGGGCCGCTGCTGATCTCCGTCGTCGTGCGCACGCTCGGCTGGCAGATTCTGCTCGGCAACAACGGCGTGCTCAACAGCGCCTTACAGGCCTTGCACATCACGTCCGAGCCGATCCGCCTCGTCTTCACGATGACGGGCATGATCATCGCGCTCACGCATGTGCTGGTGCCGTTCATGGTGATGTCCGTGTGGGCGACGCTGCAAAAGCTCGATCCGCAAGTCGAATGGGCGGGGCTGTCGCTCGGTGGCTCGCCGCTTCGTGTGTTTCGTCGCGTGGTGCTGCCGCAGATCATGCCCGGCGTGCTGTCCGGCTCGATCATCGTGTTCGCGCTGTCGGCTTCGGCCTTCGCGACGCCTGCGCTGATCGGCGGGCGCCGTCTGAAAGTGGTCGCGACGGCGGCGTACGACGAATTCCTCGGCACGCTGAACTGGCCGCTCGGCGCGAGCATCGCGGTGCTGCTGCTGATCGCGAACGTTGCGATCGTGATGGGTTGCAGCCGTCTCGCCGAACGCCGTTTCAAGCACATTTTCGAGTGA
- a CDS encoding FmdB family zinc ribbon protein, which translates to MPTYQYRCESCGEKFEHAEHVAEHATAQLKCPKCGSDKVQHAPTPFVAKTSRKS; encoded by the coding sequence ATGCCGACCTATCAGTATCGTTGCGAGAGTTGTGGGGAAAAGTTCGAGCACGCGGAGCACGTCGCAGAACATGCAACGGCGCAGCTGAAATGTCCTAAATGTGGAAGCGACAAGGTGCAGCACGCGCCAACGCCGTTCGTCGCGAAGACGTCGCGCAAGAGTTGA
- a CDS encoding (2Fe-2S)-binding protein, giving the protein MTSTPLFKALPGADAPVDIWFNDQPLRVPGGRSVAAALLAAGIARFRATPVSGAPRAPYCMMGACFECLVEIDGVPSRQSCMVIVRDGMRIRSQEGARDLPPVAVSLEDAHGR; this is encoded by the coding sequence ATGACTTCCACACCGCTATTCAAGGCCCTGCCCGGCGCCGATGCGCCCGTCGATATCTGGTTCAACGATCAGCCGCTGCGCGTGCCGGGCGGCCGGTCGGTGGCCGCGGCGCTGCTTGCTGCCGGCATCGCGCGGTTTCGCGCGACGCCCGTGTCCGGCGCGCCGCGCGCGCCGTATTGCATGATGGGCGCCTGCTTCGAGTGCCTGGTCGAGATCGACGGCGTGCCGAGCCGGCAAAGCTGCATGGTGATCGTGCGCGACGGCATGCGCATCCGCTCGCAGGAAGGCGCGCGCGATCTGCCGCCCGTCGCTGTTTCGCTGGAGGATGCTCATGGCCGCTGA